From the Psilocybe cubensis strain MGC-MH-2018 chromosome 9, whole genome shotgun sequence genome, one window contains:
- a CDS encoding G2/mitotic-specific cyclin cdc13, protein MSSIPVRRTTRVVRATKDTENANARPTRVAARLKTGVSTAASATTRATASTAASKAKSVLADAGKEEGGVKRKREALVEVTGLVTNNKPKDSAVSGAKGKEAEKSKELAAKTKGVVKAPVRRLVAGVATRRTVKAAVESTAAVTTSSKTSTQPAVTRKASVDHGEKMVVDQPRKVTRTAGIVKEEDEEATRVSKRRHTDEITIAKPVLDDSQAEADKIAAELEAADASNAPQLWDDLDAEDWDDPVMVSEYIAETCVYLKEIELACMPDPNYMEKQGEMTWEHRGILIDWLLMIHARFNLVSESLFLCVNILDRFLSQRPISISKLQLVGIACFFVATKFEETYAPSVKELAYLADNQYTIEEILKAERYLLKILDYDLRAPGPMTWLRRGSKADDCEVRARTIAKYLLEIGLVERRLIGIVPSLMSAASLWLARVSLGREQWTPNLEHYTTYGEKDILPIASILLEYIITNPIQHDSLFKKYAHKRFFRASAYIQSWALELWPENGSVNLEKDVADIKEECQRASLRIEA, encoded by the exons ATGTCCTCCATCCCA GTGAGGAGGACAACGAGAGTAGTGCGTGCCACAAAAGACACTGAGAATGCTAATGCACGCCCAACGAGAGTGGCCGCGCGTTTGAAAACTGGGGTTTCCACTGCCGCTTCCGCGACTACCCGTGCCACAGCGTCGACCGCAGCATCAAAGGCCAAGTCTGTGCTAGCCGATGCGGGAAAAGAGGAGGGCGGCgtaaagaggaagagggaagCCTTGGTTGAAGTCACTGGTCTGGTTACCAACAATAAACCAAAAGACTCCGCCGTATCTGGTGCAAAAGGAAAGGAGGCGGAGAAATCGAAAGAGCTCGCTGCAAAGACGAAGGGTGTCGTCAAAGCTCCAGTTAGGCGTTTGGTCGCTGGAGTAGCGACGAGGCGAACGGTCAAGGCTGCTGTAGAGTCCACGGCAGCGGTCACGACCTCGTCGAAGACAAGCACTCAACCCGCTGTTACGAGGAAAGCGTCTGTTGACCATGGGGAGAAAATGGTGGTTGATCAACCTCGAAAGGTGACTCGCACCGCTGGAATTgtcaaggaagaagatgaagaagccACTCGAGTTTCAAAGAGGCGCCATACCGATGAAATCACCATCGCTAAACCAGTTCTTGACGACTCACAAGCCGAGGCGGACAAAATCGCTGCTGAGCTTGAAGCTGCCGACGCCTCCAACGCCCCGCAACTATGGGACGATCTTGATGCAGAAGACTGGGATGATCCTGTCATGGTTAGTGAATATATTGCGGAAACCTGTGTGTATCTTAAGGAAATTGAA CTTGCGTGCATGCCTGACCCTAATTACATGGAAAAGCAGGGGGAGATGACATGGGAGCATCGGGGAATTCTTATTGATTGGCTTCTCATGATTCACGCCAGATTCAATCTCGTTTCGGAgtctctcttcctctgcgTCAACATCCTTGATCGGTTCTTGAGCCAACGCCCCATTTCTATTTCGAAGTTGCAGCTCGTTGGCATTGCGTGCTTCTTCGTTGCGACAAAATTCGAAGAAACTTACGCCCCCTCTGTGAAGGAGCTTGCCTACCTCGCCGACAACCAGTACACAATTGAAGAAATTCTCAAAGCGGAGAGGTATCTTTTGAAAATTCTTGACTATGATCTGAGAGCCCCAGGCCCAATGACATGGCTGCGCCGCGGTAGCAAGGCGGACGACTGTGAAGTCCGTGCTAGGACGATTGCTAAATATTTATTGGAAATTGGCTTGGTTGAAAGGCGGTTGATCGGTATAGTACCTTCATTGATGTCGGCTGCGTCTCTCTGGCTTGCTAGGGTATCTTTGGGACGTGAACAATGG ACTCCAAATCTTGAGCATTACACAACATATGGCGAGAAAGATATTCTGCCTATTGCTAGCATCCTTCTGGAATATATTATCACCAACCCAATCCAGCACGATTCTTTGTTCAAGAAATACGCGCATAAGCGTTTCTTCAGG GCCAGTGCTTACATTCAGAGCTGGGCTTTAGAACTCTGGCCTGAAAATGGATCAGTCAACTTGGAAAAAGATGTGGCTGATATCAAGGAAGAATGCCAACGTGCAAGCCTGCGAATCGAGGCATAG
- a CDS encoding Phosphatidylinositol 3,4,5-trisphosphate 3-phosphatase and dual-specificity protein phosphatase PTEN yields the protein MPLVAREMDAWLSGSPDRVAVLHCKAGKGRSGTMACTYLLSLGDVPQPPQLERNQTSKERAKRRIEDALDVLPPDEENQPPVASRPTSPPFVTPAIGISDTAGIFDAESGGRPSIPTAGAEKSFTDSLKGVLDLHTARRMKPPSEQDGKAKQGVSIPSQRRFLYYWALILAHEAPSHLWGLGSLKSTNINLQSSCLDKNAIQRPKVLLTQLNIRMRETSNMKMNFVKAANMVIERTNMAKAPENTSTQLWASMARYDDKMVNLLEEWEAYTRDSSGNMGKRRPGSDHLPRGESTEDEVLSHIFKTGKWDKGKMVRSFARLGVTDSKKNEGSVVIDEKHGKIRVYALRPLSDKRWEGLKHDLHKHSAQNNDEHQTIEANATTLGVSRSEANSINEVVPKDAKVDHKIENGIILDAAREVRIKLYMGQVFMGWFWFIPTFHMSQPPPSSTSTEKVDPTILKANMTLSRKDIDFPLGVGSAIIDIDIQMEWAMPSPPSPSAVDISNLEPPLRTRTEDSKIGTDPEPEQSGLAAALQAIVGSDGMEGMGNVGVRETVEAKQGADE from the exons ATGCCACTTGTTGCCAGAGAAATGGATGCTTGGCTGAGTGGTTCTCCTGATCGTGTGGCAGTTTTGCATTGCAAGG CCGGGAAAGGACGCTCAGGCACTATGGCCTGTACCTATCTTCTCTCCCTCGGCGATGTACCGCAGCCTCCTCAATTGGAGCGTAATCAGACTTCGAAAGAGCGGGCCAAGCGACGCATTGAAGATGCTCTCGATGTCCTCCCACCTGATGAGGAAAACCAGCCACCGGTGGCCTCAAGACCAACGTCTCCTCCGTTCGTAACACCCGCTATTGGAATCTCCGACACAGCTGGAATATTCGATGCAGAGTCAGGTGGACGGCCTTCCATACCTACCGCTGGAGCGGAAAAATCGTTTACGGACTCTTTGAAAGGCGTACTTGATTTGCACACTGCTCGCCGCATGAAGCCTCCTTCTGAGCAAGATGGAAAGGCAAAGCAAGGTGTCAGCATACCCAGTCAACGACGGTTTTTGTATTATTGGGCGCTCATTCTTGCTCATGAGGCTCCAAGTCACCTCTGGGGACTCGGCAGCCTCAAATCGACGAATATCAATCTTCAGTCATCATGCCTCGACAAAAATGCGATCCAGCGGCCAAAAGTACTACTTACGCAGCTCAACATTCGGATGCGGGAGACTTCTAACATGAAAATGAATTTCGTCAAAGCGGCAAATATGGTTATCGAAAGAACCAACATGGCTAAGGCTCCCGAGAACACGTCTACGCAACTTTGGGCGTCGATGGCCCGTTACGATGATAAGATGGTCAATCTACTTGAGGAATGGGAGGCTTACACACGCGATTCGAGTGGAAATATGGGCAAACGGAGGCCTGGGTCGGACCATCTACCACGCGGGGAGTCCACTGAGGATGAAGTGTTAAGTCATATATTTAAAACCGGAAAATGGGACAAAGGAAAGATGGTGCGGAGTTTTGCTCGTCTTGGGGTGACAGATTCCAAGAAAAATGAAGGTTCGGTCGTCATTGATGAGAAG CATGGGAAGATTCGTGTCTATGCCTTGCGCCCTCTGTCAGACAAGAGATGGGAGGGCTTGAAGCATGATTTACACAAACACTCGGCCCAAAATAACGATGAACATCAGACGATAGAGGCCAACGCAACGACTCTCGGAGTATCTCGTTCAGAAGCTAATTCGATTAATGAGGTAGTACCCAAGGATGCAAAAGTAGATCACAAGATTGAAAATGGCATCATTTTGGACGCTGCACGCGAAGTTAGAATCAAGCTTTATATGGGCCAG GTTTTCATGGGGTGGTTCTGGTTCATACCAACATTTCACATGTCCCAGCCTCCACCATCTTCTACCAGTACAGAAAAGGTAGATCCAACAATACTCAAAGCCAACATGACTCTCAGTCGCAAAGATATTGACTTTCCGCTGGGTGTTGGAAGCGCcattattgacattgacattcaAATGGAATGGGCTATGCCTTCCCCACCTTCCCCCTCAGCCGTTGACATTTCAAATCTCGAACCACCGTTGCGTACACGCACAGAGGATTCGAAAATAGGTACGGACCCTGAGCCTGAGCAGAGTGGGCTGGCGGCTGCCTTGCAGGCCATTGTAGGTAGTGATGGGATGGAAGGGATGGGGAATGTTGGCGTTCGAGAGACTGTCGAGGCAAAACAAGGTGCAGACGAGTAG
- a CDS encoding SWR1-complex protein 5 — protein MTTKADHSDSEDDGDYVPPIDEGSDSDHSSDAGGEDETNHISLPREDPESKKKERDALWSNFQASVAESSNPRNPVSVSTRVVKVERKFLFAGKEVIDVVEVPEDTPEAKKWPLWKETIEDSASTPVQNSKESSSSFPIASTTESILKDDMTPVGTRASNANTGTLSSSVSISDKPAPRKPGPRKSKITLAPLPGPAKAKKMTTLEKSAMDWKRHIQSPDESGSSIQDELEANRRAGGYLEKVDFLKRVDERKEETLESLKSNKRRRL, from the exons ATGACCACAAAAGCTGACCACTCAGACTCTGAAGATGACGGTGATTACGTTCCTCCTATAGATGAAG GCTCAGATTCTGACCATTCAAGTGATGCTGGTGGTGAGGATGAAACTAACCACATATCGTTACCTAGAGAAGATCCTGAGTCCAAGAAGAA GGAACGAGATGCATTGTGGTCAAACTTTCAAGCCTCTGTGGCAGAATCTTCGAATCCTCGAAACCCAGTGTCAGTGTCGACGAGGGTAgtgaaagttgaaagaaaGTTTTTATTTGCGGGAAAGGAAGTTAT tgatgttgttgaagtaCCCGAAGACACGCCTGAGGCCAAGAAATGGCCGTTGTGGAAGGAGACTATCGAAGATTCGGCGAGCACTCCCGTTCAGAATAGCAAAgaatcttcgtcgtcatttCCCATAGCATCTACGACGGAATCCATTCTAAAGGATGATATGACGCCGGTTGGCACCCGTGCATCGAATGCCAATACCGGGACTCTTTCTTCCAGCGTTTCAATATCAGACAAGCCTGCACCTAGGAAACCTGGACCTAGAAAGTCGAAAATTACCCTGGCTCCTCTTCCGGGTCCTGCCAaagcgaagaagatgacgacgttAGAGAAGTCTGCGATGGATTGGAAAAGGCACATCCAGTCTCCAGATGAATCGGGCTCCTCAATACAGGACGAGCTAGAGGCAAATCGAAGGGCAGGTGGATATTTAGAGAAAGTGGACTTTCTCAAACGGGTGGATGAACGCAAAGAAGAGACACTGGAGTCTTTGAAAAGTAACAAGCGACGCAGGCTTTAG